DNA from Desulfobaccales bacterium:
GACCTGGATGGGCTCCAGGATGAAGTCCTTGCGCAGCACCGGAACGGCCACCTCCAGCTTGATCTCCTGCAAAAACCCGGGGTCGCCGTGGAAATAGCGGCGCTCCGTGAGCACCGAAATGGCCGCGGCGCCGTTTTTTTCATACATCCGGGCCAGCGCCACCGGGTCCCGCTCCATGGCCAGCTCGCCCTTGGCCGGCGAGGCCCGCTTCACCTCGGCGATGACGGCCCGCCCTGGCGCCCGCTCCAGGGCCTGCTTGAGACTGAGCGGCCGGGGCCGCTGCGCCAAAGCCGCCTTGAAGGCCGCCAGCTTCCCGGATTCAAAGAGCTCCAGGGATTCCTGGAGCTTGTGGGCCACGATTTTGGCCAGGAAGTCCATGTCATCCTCTTGCCTTTTGAGGGGAGGGCCGGGGGAGCGGTGGCTCCCCCGCCCTCCCCTCAAACTCCCCTCCCCAACCCCCTGTACGGGTTTGGGGGTGGGGGTAAGGGCCCTCGGCCCTTAGCCCCCTCCCCCAACCTCGCCTCAGCCCCCTCCCCCAAAACTCCTGCTTTTGGCCACCAGGGCTTCCAGTTTGGCCAGGGCCTTGCCGGAGTGGATGACTTCCCGGGCGAGGGCGATGCCGGCGGGGAAATCGGGCGTGAGTCCCGCGGCGATGAAGGCTGCGGCGGCGTTCAGGGCCACCATGTCCTCTTTGGGCCCCCCCTCCCCTTTCAGCACCCGGCGCACGATGCGGGCGTTCTCAAAGACGTCGCCGCCCCGGATGTCCTCCAGGGTGGCCCGCTTCAGGCCGAAGTCCTCCGGCGCGATGGTGTAGGTGCGCACCTGGCCGTCCCTAAGTTCGCTCACCCGGGTGGGCCCCACGATGCTGATCTCGTCATAGGAGCCCTCGCCATAGACCACGAAGGCCCGGCGGGTGCCCAGGTTCCCCAGCACCTGGGCCAGGGGCTCGGTGAGGCCGGGGTCATAGACCCCCAGCACCTGGACGTTGGCGCCCGCGGGGTTGGTGAGCGGCCCCAGGATGTTGAAGATGGTGCGGATGCCGATCTCCCGCCGGGGACCGATGGCAAAGCGCATGGCGCCGTGGAGCTGCGGGGCGAAAAGAAACCCGATGCCCACCTCCTCAATGCATTGGGCCACCTGCTCCGGCGTGAGGGAGAGATTGATGCCCAAGGCCTCGATGACATCGGCACTGCCGCAGCGGCTGGAGACCGCCCGGTTGCCGTGCTTGGCCACTTTCAAGCCGGCGCCGGCCACCACAAAGGCGGTGGTGGTGGAGACGTTGAAGGTCTGGGTGGCATCCCCGCCGGTGCCGCAGGTGTCCACGATGGTCTCCCAGTCCACGTTGATTTCGTCCCGGTCCAGGTCCACCAGGTTGTCCCCCAGAGGGATGCGGGTGGCCTTGGCCCGCATGACCTTGGCGGCGGCGGTGATCTCCGTCACCGTCTCGCCCTTCATGCGCAGCGCCGTGATGAAGGCGGCGATCTGGGCGTCGGTGGCCTCGCCCGACATAATGGCCTCCATGGCCCGCACCATCTCCTCCTCCGTCAAATCCTGCCGGGTGACCACTTTGAGAATGACTTCCTTGAGCATTTTATCGCCTCAATGGTTCTTTATTTCCTTTGACTGGTGCCTTATCCTCAGGATGTTGCGGCTGGTAAAGCCAAAAATTGAAAGGAAAATTTTGATTAAAACAGAATAAGCCCTTTTTTTCACGTAAGCTCACATGTAATTTGTGTTTTTTGCATAACATATTAAAATAATATAAGATTTTATATCTCTCTATTTCTGCTCGGCTGAGTTCTTGATGATGGTTCTCATCAAATAAACTTTTCTGACCAGATTTATTTTTTTCCCACTTACAAAAGCCGTCGTACTTGTTTCTTGAATAAACTGCCATTCCTGTAAATAAATCTGCCAGCTGGATGAATGGTTCATCTTCTGACCTTACTGGAATAATATTTTCAATATTAAAAACATTTCGGATAAAAATTTTGAATCCTCCATCCGAAAAAAGGTTTTTTCCAAATTCAATTTCTACCTCTTTATAAGAAAGAAAATTCTGAATATTCGACCAATCCATGGCGGAATGCTCGTCAGGATGCAACCTCCACACACAGCCATCCGGCCACCTTTTCTTCATCACATTATAAAACAATTTATAATACATTCTTTGTAAATTAGCCAAATCATCTCTCCCTTTAATATTGTGTCTGCTATCCTCAATATCCCAAATAAGTATGTCAAACCTTAATAATTTTTTTAATGCTGATTCGAGACTGAAATCGATTAATTTCTCAGCCGCAAATCTCTCTCTGGCACCTCTAAGATTATTCCATTTAAATTCTTTAACTCCTGATTCTGCTAATAAATTATTTAAATTCTCCTTTAAGGGATCATAATTTTCTCTGCTCAAACTGACCAAACCGATGGCGCGATATTTTCCCTGTCCCCAATGAGATTCATCTCCAAAAGCCAGTTGGGTAATCTTTTTAACTTGTTCCATTTAATTTCACATCCAGGCTTTTGGTTTCACTCTTCTTT
Protein-coding regions in this window:
- the trpD gene encoding anthranilate phosphoribosyltransferase; this encodes MLKEVILKVVTRQDLTEEEMVRAMEAIMSGEATDAQIAAFITALRMKGETVTEITAAAKVMRAKATRIPLGDNLVDLDRDEINVDWETIVDTCGTGGDATQTFNVSTTTAFVVAGAGLKVAKHGNRAVSSRCGSADVIEALGINLSLTPEQVAQCIEEVGIGFLFAPQLHGAMRFAIGPRREIGIRTIFNILGPLTNPAGANVQVLGVYDPGLTEPLAQVLGNLGTRRAFVVYGEGSYDEISIVGPTRVSELRDGQVRTYTIAPEDFGLKRATLEDIRGGDVFENARIVRRVLKGEGGPKEDMVALNAAAAFIAAGLTPDFPAGIALAREVIHSGKALAKLEALVAKSRSFGGGG
- a CDS encoding DUF3800 domain-containing protein; amino-acid sequence: MEQVKKITQLAFGDESHWGQGKYRAIGLVSLSRENYDPLKENLNNLLAESGVKEFKWNNLRGARERFAAEKLIDFSLESALKKLLRFDILIWDIEDSRHNIKGRDDLANLQRMYYKLFYNVMKKRWPDGCVWRLHPDEHSAMDWSNIQNFLSYKEVEIEFGKNLFSDGGFKIFIRNVFNIENIIPVRSEDEPFIQLADLFTGMAVYSRNKYDGFCKWEKNKSGQKSLFDENHHQELSRAEIERYKILYYFNMLCKKHKLHVSLREKKGLFCFNQNFPFNFWLYQPQHPEDKAPVKGNKEPLRR